The following coding sequences are from one Acidobacteriota bacterium window:
- a CDS encoding DUF192 domain-containing protein — protein MFREEIPDGAGMLFVFDESDRHPFWMYRCRTALDIVWLDEEWRVLHVAEEVPPCAERPCPSYEPPAPARYVIEVGPGRARPLGLVPGARVVVEREEGR, from the coding sequence ATGTTCCGCGAGGAGATTCCCGACGGCGCCGGCATGCTCTTCGTTTTCGACGAGAGCGACCGGCACCCCTTCTGGATGTACCGCTGCCGCACCGCCCTCGACATCGTCTGGCTCGACGAGGAGTGGCGCGTCCTCCACGTGGCGGAAGAGGTTCCCCCCTGCGCCGAGCGGCCGTGCCCGTCGTACGAACCGCCGGCACCGGCGCGTTACGTCATCGAGGTCGGCCCGGGGAGGGCGCGTCCCCTGGGACTCGTTCCCGGCGCTCGGGTGGTCGTCGAGCGCGAGGAAGGGCGGTGA
- the secG gene encoding preprotein translocase subunit SecG codes for MAVSAPRQGRGRRAVYAVVLALHILVSIFLILVVLLQTGKGGDIASAFGGSGSQAVFGPRGASNVLSKATTWSAVVFMLTSLGLFFLSQPGGSSVMESAPEPVPVETPAAPEVPEQAPAGEAPSDQGGTPAAESPAEGETAPAGQPEQAPAPGE; via the coding sequence TTGGCGGTTTCGGCGCCCCGGCAGGGGCGCGGGAGGCGTGCCGTGTACGCCGTGGTTCTCGCTCTGCACATCCTCGTGTCGATTTTCCTGATCCTCGTCGTGCTGCTGCAGACGGGAAAGGGCGGCGATATCGCCAGCGCTTTCGGCGGCTCCGGCTCCCAGGCGGTCTTCGGGCCTCGGGGAGCGAGCAACGTTCTGAGCAAGGCGACGACCTGGTCGGCGGTGGTCTTCATGCTCACGTCCCTGGGGCTGTTCTTCCTCAGCCAGCCGGGCGGCTCCTCCGTGATGGAGAGCGCCCCCGAGCCCGTCCCGGTCGAAACGCCGGCCGCACCGGAGGTGCCGGAGCAGGCGCCCGCCGGGGAGGCCCCGTCGGACCAGGGAGGAACGCCCGCCGCCGAGAGCCCGGCGGAGGGCGAGACCGCGCCCGCGGGGCAGCCGGAGCAGGCCCCTGCGCCGGGCGAGTGA
- a CDS encoding HEAT repeat domain-containing protein, with protein MVVRPRQRSAALAKWVRELGSTDAAAVERAKEALIKAGDAALPHLLASLEADDESVRLRAISLLALSGHRRAAAPLASLLHDPSWRVRQRAAGALARFPSALSVPALARLLGRESHVGVRTIAVRSLVRLVLTGHDTALRPLLDRLADPEEHPRPRMAAMDVFPWLVEEETADAVRALLTRLARSPEPAVARKARRMLDAPWPARLEPWALDRLLEDLASRRLATWHRAVTLLARGGGAIVEPAVRAMLARPQDREYARRVTLVLQEMSPRQLSPVAGFLESVEEPIPLLALVEVAEAAGSRSLLSRLARLIERLAQGPERDGPGELDEVRQRAHLALARAGSRLAVADLVRILEDPRFAVRTELAEAAGAIGTPRELPSLLRAYKRSRGLSRLALREAVLELARRERLRRTDRRLSALPPAERRAAIEILGLPRRTRKRPLPRLPGAESRGTLLG; from the coding sequence ATGGTGGTCCGTCCCCGGCAGCGATCCGCCGCGCTCGCGAAGTGGGTTCGCGAGCTCGGTTCGACCGACGCGGCCGCGGTGGAACGGGCCAAGGAGGCGTTGATCAAGGCGGGGGACGCCGCCCTGCCTCACCTTCTGGCAAGCCTGGAGGCGGACGACGAGAGCGTCCGGCTTCGCGCGATCTCGCTGCTGGCCCTGTCGGGGCACCGGCGGGCGGCGGCTCCCCTGGCCAGCCTTCTGCACGATCCCTCCTGGCGCGTGCGCCAGCGCGCGGCCGGGGCTCTGGCCCGCTTCCCCTCCGCTCTGTCCGTACCGGCGCTCGCCCGGCTCCTGGGGCGCGAGTCGCACGTCGGCGTCCGGACGATCGCCGTGCGATCGCTCGTCCGTCTGGTGCTGACGGGACACGACACGGCGCTGCGCCCCCTCCTCGACCGCCTCGCCGATCCGGAAGAGCATCCCCGACCGCGCATGGCGGCGATGGACGTCTTCCCGTGGCTGGTGGAGGAGGAGACGGCGGATGCGGTCCGTGCCCTCCTGACCCGGCTCGCCCGGAGCCCCGAGCCGGCGGTGGCCCGGAAGGCGCGCCGGATGCTCGACGCGCCATGGCCGGCGCGGCTCGAGCCGTGGGCGCTGGACCGGCTCTTGGAGGATCTCGCCTCCCGCCGTCTCGCGACGTGGCATCGGGCTGTCACGCTCCTCGCCCGGGGTGGCGGCGCGATCGTGGAGCCGGCCGTGAGAGCGATGCTGGCCCGGCCGCAGGATCGCGAGTACGCCCGCCGCGTGACCCTCGTCCTGCAGGAGATGTCACCCCGGCAGCTCAGCCCGGTGGCGGGGTTCCTCGAGAGCGTGGAGGAGCCGATCCCCCTGCTGGCCCTGGTGGAAGTGGCGGAGGCCGCCGGCAGCCGTTCCCTCCTGAGCCGGCTGGCGCGGCTGATCGAGCGGCTGGCCCAGGGCCCCGAGCGCGACGGTCCCGGCGAACTGGACGAGGTGCGGCAGCGGGCCCACCTCGCTCTGGCCCGCGCCGGTTCGCGTCTTGCGGTCGCGGATCTCGTGCGCATCCTCGAAGACCCGCGGTTCGCCGTGCGGACCGAACTCGCCGAGGCGGCGGGGGCGATTGGAACGCCTCGCGAGCTCCCCTCCCTTCTCCGCGCCTACAAGCGCTCGCGCGGCCTGTCGCGTCTGGCGTTGCGGGAGGCGGTGCTCGAACTCGCCCGGCGGGAGCGCCTGCGCCGCACCGACCGGCGGCTGTCGGCGTTGCCTCCGGCCGAAAGGCGCGCGGCCATCGAGATCCTCGGGCTGCCGCGGCGGACGCGGAAGCGGCCGCTCCCGCGACTGCCCGGGGCGGAGAGCCGGGGAACGCTGCTCGGCTGA
- a CDS encoding triose-phosphate isomerase, with translation MSRRPLVVANWKMNHTRRAARHWCAALGERLEAEPWPSGVEVAVAPPFTALAAVAESAERLGLALAAQNCHSEPSGPVTGEVSAPMLEEAGCRYVIVGHSERRQQFGETDRFIARKVAAARRAGLVPILCIGESENQRESQRTEPVLEAQLRQGLSEVRLGSGDELVVAYEPVWAIGTGRVATPELAGATQAFVRDILAAVAGPAVAEATRILYGGSVKPESAAGLFAQPHVDGFLVGGASLEAEPFHRIVLACGSGSC, from the coding sequence ATGAGCCGCCGCCCCCTGGTCGTCGCCAACTGGAAGATGAATCACACGCGCCGGGCGGCCCGGCACTGGTGCGCGGCACTGGGCGAACGCCTCGAGGCCGAGCCGTGGCCGTCCGGCGTGGAGGTCGCCGTCGCGCCACCGTTCACGGCGCTCGCCGCGGTGGCCGAGAGCGCGGAGCGGCTCGGTCTCGCTCTCGCGGCACAGAACTGCCACTCCGAGCCTTCGGGTCCGGTCACCGGCGAAGTGTCGGCCCCGATGCTCGAGGAAGCCGGTTGCCGGTACGTGATCGTCGGCCACTCGGAGCGGCGGCAGCAGTTCGGCGAGACCGATCGCTTCATCGCGAGGAAGGTCGCTGCGGCGCGCCGCGCCGGACTGGTGCCGATCCTGTGCATCGGAGAGAGCGAGAACCAGCGCGAATCCCAGCGGACCGAGCCGGTCCTGGAAGCGCAGCTGCGCCAGGGTCTCTCGGAGGTTCGGCTCGGCTCCGGAGACGAGCTGGTGGTCGCCTACGAGCCGGTCTGGGCCATCGGCACCGGGAGGGTGGCGACCCCGGAGCTGGCGGGCGCCACGCAGGCGTTCGTGCGGGACATCCTCGCGGCCGTCGCCGGGCCCGCCGTGGCCGAGGCGACCCGCATCCTCTACGGGGGCTCGGTGAAGCCGGAATCGGCGGCCGGATTGTTCGCCCAACCCCACGTCGACGGCTTCCTGGTGGGCGGAGCGAGCCTCGAGGCGGAGCCGTTCCACCGGATCGTCCTCGCCTGCGGCTCCGGCTCGTGCTAG
- a CDS encoding type I glyceraldehyde-3-phosphate dehydrogenase, translating to MLRVGLNGAGRIGRALLRLLRDDPEVTVVAVNDRAGAAAVAHLLRHDSIHGPFPGRVEALDGDRLVVGERELAFGSAAEPCASFWRRHEVSVVIEATGRFTQGGRAREHLAGGDGLVIVTAVSGDADLTVVPGVEGGRPWIDAREGWRSLASRVRGARVVSLASCTTHAAALPLAVIDERFGIEAAEMTTVHCTTGSQPTIDGPHPDPRRSRSALLSMIPTTTSAARGLVEVLPALAGRLSCLAVRVPTATVSLVEIVAHTRGPLPDRSRIAEAFEQPAAGALAGLLGTTGEPLVSIDFRGDPHSAVVDLLLVERPGDRLLRVVAWYDNEWGYANRVADLLRVLAGSFPGAGRGGGT from the coding sequence ATGCTGCGAGTGGGATTGAACGGGGCGGGCCGGATCGGCCGCGCCCTCCTTCGCTTGCTGCGGGACGACCCGGAAGTGACGGTGGTGGCGGTGAACGACCGCGCCGGGGCGGCCGCGGTGGCGCACCTTCTCCGGCACGACAGCATCCACGGCCCCTTTCCCGGGCGGGTCGAAGCCCTGGACGGCGACCGGCTGGTGGTCGGCGAGCGCGAACTGGCCTTCGGTTCGGCGGCGGAACCCTGCGCCTCGTTCTGGCGGCGCCACGAGGTGTCGGTCGTGATCGAGGCGACGGGGCGGTTCACGCAGGGCGGACGGGCGAGAGAGCATCTCGCCGGCGGGGACGGCCTGGTGATCGTCACCGCCGTTTCGGGCGACGCCGATCTCACCGTCGTTCCCGGTGTCGAGGGGGGCCGTCCCTGGATCGACGCGCGGGAGGGGTGGCGCTCCCTCGCCTCCCGAGTGCGCGGAGCGCGGGTCGTGTCGCTGGCGTCCTGCACCACGCACGCCGCGGCTCTCCCGCTGGCGGTGATCGACGAGCGGTTCGGGATCGAGGCGGCCGAAATGACCACCGTCCATTGCACGACCGGTTCGCAGCCGACGATCGACGGACCGCACCCCGATCCCCGCCGGAGCCGCTCGGCCCTGCTTTCGATGATCCCGACCACGACCTCCGCGGCCCGCGGGCTGGTGGAGGTGCTCCCGGCCCTGGCCGGCCGGCTCAGCTGCCTCGCCGTGCGGGTTCCGACCGCGACGGTGAGCCTCGTGGAGATCGTCGCTCACACGAGGGGTCCCCTGCCGGACCGGTCGCGGATCGCCGAGGCGTTCGAGCAGCCCGCCGCGGGCGCCCTCGCGGGCCTGCTGGGCACGACCGGCGAGCCGCTGGTCTCGATCGACTTCCGCGGGGACCCGCATTCGGCGGTGGTGGATCTCCTGCTGGTGGAGCGGCCGGGCGATCGCCTGCTGCGCGTCGTCGCCTGGTACGACAACGAGTGGGGTTACGCGAATCGGGTCGCCGATCTGCTGCGCGTCCTGGCCGGGTCGTTCCCCGGAGCGGGACGGGGAGGTGGAACGTGA
- a CDS encoding phosphoglycerate kinase: protein MRCKLVTDLDVTGRTVFCRVDFNVPLEGGTITDDRRIRAALPTLRHLSERGARVLCASHLGRPKGKRIPEMSLAPVARRLSELLGREVPLAPDCVGPEVAAMAERLRDGDLLLLENLRFHEGETKGDPEFARELARPASLYVNDAFGAAHRPHASVVGVPEVLGGGAAGFLMDRELRALGRLVEAPEHPYAAILGGAKVSDKIPLIEQLLSRVDVLLIGGAMAYTFLRARGVPVGASRVETDRVDLARQLLERARERGVEVVLPEDHLTASRIEGRAAEGLETTADAAIPEGRIGVDIGPKTIELFSSRLDDSVRTVLWNGPLGLFEAPGCDQGTRAIAAHLAELPAFRVLGGGDTAAAARRFGLDERYDHVSTGGGAALELLSGVELPGVAALSRA from the coding sequence GTGAGGTGCAAGCTGGTCACCGATCTCGATGTCACCGGAAGGACCGTCTTCTGCCGCGTCGATTTCAACGTCCCCCTCGAGGGCGGCACGATCACCGACGACCGCCGGATCCGGGCGGCCCTGCCGACCCTCCGCCACCTCTCCGAGCGCGGCGCGCGGGTGCTGTGCGCGAGCCATCTGGGGCGCCCGAAGGGCAAGCGGATCCCGGAGATGAGCCTGGCTCCGGTGGCGCGCCGCCTGTCGGAACTCCTGGGGCGGGAGGTTCCCCTGGCGCCCGACTGCGTCGGCCCCGAGGTGGCCGCCATGGCGGAGCGGTTGCGTGACGGGGACCTGCTGCTTCTCGAGAATCTCCGCTTCCACGAGGGGGAGACGAAGGGAGACCCCGAGTTCGCCCGCGAGCTCGCGCGGCCCGCTTCGCTGTACGTCAACGACGCGTTCGGCGCCGCACACCGGCCTCATGCCTCGGTCGTCGGTGTGCCGGAGGTCCTCGGAGGGGGCGCGGCCGGATTCCTCATGGACCGGGAGCTCCGCGCCCTCGGCCGGCTCGTGGAGGCGCCGGAGCATCCCTATGCCGCGATCCTCGGGGGCGCGAAGGTCTCCGACAAGATCCCGTTGATCGAGCAGCTGCTCTCCCGCGTGGACGTTCTGCTGATCGGCGGAGCGATGGCCTACACCTTCCTGCGTGCCCGCGGCGTCCCGGTGGGCGCGTCACGGGTCGAGACCGACCGAGTCGATCTCGCCCGGCAGTTGCTCGAGCGTGCCCGAGAGCGTGGCGTGGAGGTCGTGTTGCCGGAGGACCACCTCACCGCCTCGCGGATCGAAGGGCGCGCGGCGGAGGGTCTGGAAACGACCGCAGACGCCGCCATTCCCGAGGGACGGATCGGGGTCGATATCGGGCCGAAGACGATCGAGCTGTTCTCCTCGCGGCTCGACGACAGCGTCCGCACCGTTCTGTGGAACGGCCCGCTGGGGCTGTTCGAGGCGCCGGGGTGCGATCAGGGAACGCGCGCGATCGCCGCTCACCTGGCCGAGCTCCCCGCGTTCCGCGTCCTCGGCGGGGGCGACACCGCCGCCGCGGCCCGGCGCTTCGGACTCGACGAGCGCTATGACCACGTCTCCACCGGCGGGGGCGCGGCGCTGGAGCTGCTCTCCGGGGTCGAGCTCCCCGGCGTCGCCGCGCTGAGCCGGGCGTGA
- the glgP gene encoding alpha-glucan family phosphorylase has protein sequence MDPLAIPSLTLVDLTLPPGFERLAELAYNLWWTWQPAARQLFSGLDPELWARHRNPVGVLLELEPRTWRALETNEAFRAAFDTVLGAFDRDLGAPREASTGAEPGGVVAYVSTEFGLHESLPLYSGGLGILSGDHLKAASDIGLPLIGIGLLYRRGYFRQTLDADGRQQHFHPDIDPSILPIQRVLGRDGRPLAVSVPLLDREVRLAVHKLQVGRVPLLLLDSDLPENAPEDRPITHLLYVRGREMRLCQEWVLGFGAVRALAALGIEPAVWHLNEGHSAFVLFERLARELRAGEPLASAWRRVAANTVFTTHTPVPAGNETFADALARRYVAPWADRLGVPAEELLALGRAGSEEEAPFNMTALALRGASFRNAVSRKHQEVSSSMWRPLLGDAPDAIVSVTNGIHTESFLGSDLRSLFEERLGARWSSIADRGGAAWREALASIDDAALWRAHEAQKGRLIRIARENLRRMHARHGAAPPDLARIDRQLDPAVLTLGFARRFALYKRAGLLFRDVGRLRAIVGHPERPVQILFAGKAHPADREGQDLIAQLYRHAQSDEFRGRIVFLENYDLRIARALVQGVDVWLNTPRPPLEACGTSGQKAAANGVLNASVGDGWWLEAAAENAGWTIGPPPDANLDEAARDEQDAASLYSLLENEIAPLFYERDGEGLPRAWIARMRAALENLLPRFSARRMVREYSERAYAPLARADRRG, from the coding sequence ATGGACCCCCTGGCGATCCCCAGCCTGACCCTCGTGGACCTCACGCTCCCGCCCGGTTTCGAGCGGCTGGCGGAACTCGCGTACAACCTGTGGTGGACGTGGCAGCCGGCGGCCCGCCAGCTCTTCTCCGGCCTGGATCCGGAGCTGTGGGCCCGGCACCGCAACCCCGTCGGCGTGCTGCTGGAGCTGGAGCCGCGGACCTGGCGGGCGCTCGAGACGAACGAGGCGTTTCGCGCCGCGTTCGATACGGTCCTGGGCGCCTTCGATCGGGATCTGGGTGCTCCCCGGGAAGCTTCCACCGGCGCCGAACCCGGAGGGGTCGTGGCGTACGTCTCGACCGAGTTCGGTCTTCACGAGAGCCTCCCACTGTACTCGGGCGGCCTCGGGATCCTCTCGGGGGACCATCTGAAGGCGGCTTCCGACATCGGCCTGCCGCTCATCGGGATCGGTCTTCTCTACCGCCGCGGCTACTTCCGGCAAACGCTCGACGCCGACGGGCGCCAGCAGCACTTCCACCCCGACATCGACCCCTCGATCCTCCCGATCCAGCGCGTGCTCGGCCGGGACGGCCGTCCGCTGGCGGTGAGCGTGCCCCTTCTCGACCGGGAGGTGCGGCTGGCGGTCCACAAGCTGCAGGTGGGGCGCGTGCCCCTCCTGCTGCTCGACTCGGACCTCCCCGAGAACGCCCCGGAGGACCGGCCGATCACCCATCTCCTCTACGTGAGGGGCCGTGAGATGCGCCTGTGCCAGGAATGGGTGCTCGGCTTCGGCGCGGTGCGGGCGCTGGCGGCGCTCGGGATCGAGCCGGCCGTCTGGCACCTCAACGAAGGGCATTCGGCTTTCGTTCTCTTCGAACGTCTGGCGCGGGAGCTTCGAGCCGGCGAGCCGTTGGCCTCCGCGTGGCGGCGCGTCGCCGCCAACACGGTCTTCACGACGCACACGCCCGTCCCCGCCGGCAACGAAACGTTCGCCGACGCGCTGGCCCGCCGGTACGTCGCTCCCTGGGCGGACCGTCTCGGCGTTCCGGCGGAGGAGCTGCTCGCTCTGGGCCGCGCCGGCAGCGAGGAAGAGGCGCCGTTCAACATGACGGCGCTCGCCCTGCGGGGGGCCTCGTTCCGCAACGCGGTGAGCCGGAAGCACCAGGAGGTCAGCTCGTCGATGTGGCGTCCCCTCCTCGGAGATGCCCCCGATGCCATTGTCTCGGTGACCAACGGCATCCACACGGAGAGCTTCCTCGGCTCCGACCTGCGGTCACTGTTCGAAGAGCGGCTCGGGGCCCGCTGGAGCTCGATCGCGGATCGCGGGGGCGCCGCCTGGCGGGAGGCGCTCGCCTCGATCGACGATGCGGCCCTGTGGCGCGCCCACGAGGCTCAGAAGGGGCGGCTCATCCGGATCGCCCGCGAAAACCTCCGCCGGATGCACGCCCGGCACGGGGCTGCGCCGCCGGATCTGGCGCGCATCGACCGGCAGCTCGATCCCGCCGTCCTGACGTTGGGCTTCGCCCGGCGCTTCGCCCTGTACAAGCGGGCGGGACTGCTCTTCCGCGACGTGGGGCGGTTGCGGGCGATCGTCGGCCACCCCGAACGGCCGGTGCAGATCCTCTTCGCCGGGAAGGCGCACCCCGCGGACCGGGAGGGACAGGATCTCATCGCGCAGCTCTACCGCCATGCGCAATCGGACGAGTTCCGGGGCCGGATCGTGTTTCTGGAGAACTACGACCTCCGGATCGCGCGGGCCCTCGTTCAGGGGGTGGACGTCTGGCTCAACACGCCCCGCCCACCCCTCGAGGCGTGCGGAACGTCGGGCCAGAAGGCGGCCGCCAACGGGGTGCTCAACGCCTCCGTCGGCGACGGTTGGTGGCTCGAAGCGGCGGCGGAGAATGCGGGCTGGACGATCGGACCGCCTCCCGACGCGAATCTCGACGAGGCCGCCCGGGACGAGCAGGACGCCGCTTCTCTGTACTCGCTGCTCGAGAACGAAATCGCACCGCTCTTCTACGAGCGCGATGGCGAGGGGCTTCCGCGGGCCTGGATCGCGCGGATGCGCGCGGCCCTGGAAAACCTGCTGCCCCGTTTCTCGGCGCGGCGCATGGTCCGCGAGTACTCGGAGCGGGCGTACGCGCCGCTGGCCCGCGCGGATCGCCGCGGCTGA